From the genome of Fusobacterium varium, one region includes:
- the nlpD_2 gene encoding Murein hydrolase activator NlpD precursor yields MKSKIKVFIILAVVFYFGIEFANPFKEEVVDLKKFTDYYDTTEETNGGVTLLNDSFYTFEKEYNFANEYKPIGFDKKDTGNTGTDKDGIRETAINQIMSTEKKLPVKSEYIVKQGDTISQIAEANGMTMNMLLANNPNVSVKNLKIGQKLTIVSENGIFYKVQKGDSLSKIASKFKMKLDDITAYNDIDAKNLKVGQDIFLKNPDIRVLANSGKGGITVASAGFRFPVEYKGVNSPYGSRFHPVLKRYIFHAGVDLKARYVPLRAAQSGKVSYAGYMNGYGKIIIIKHSNGYETRYAHLDKIGVKVGQNVNKGELIGKTGMSGRVTGPHLHFEVRKNGKTENPMSHLTRK; encoded by the coding sequence ATGAAATCTAAAATAAAAGTTTTTATAATATTAGCAGTTGTTTTTTATTTCGGAATAGAGTTTGCCAATCCTTTTAAAGAAGAAGTGGTGGATTTAAAAAAATTTACAGATTATTATGATACAACTGAAGAAACAAATGGTGGAGTTACTCTATTAAATGATAGTTTTTATACTTTTGAGAAGGAGTATAATTTTGCCAATGAATATAAGCCAATAGGATTTGATAAAAAAGATACTGGAAATACAGGGACAGACAAGGACGGAATTAGAGAAACTGCTATAAATCAGATTATGTCTACTGAGAAAAAATTACCTGTAAAAAGTGAATATATAGTTAAACAGGGAGATACAATTTCTCAAATAGCTGAAGCAAATGGAATGACAATGAATATGCTTCTTGCAAATAATCCTAATGTTTCAGTGAAAAATTTAAAGATAGGGCAAAAATTAACTATCGTTTCTGAGAATGGAATATTCTATAAAGTTCAAAAAGGAGATTCCCTATCTAAAATAGCTTCAAAGTTTAAAATGAAACTTGATGATATAACAGCATATAATGATATAGACGCAAAAAATCTTAAAGTTGGACAGGATATATTTTTGAAAAATCCAGATATAAGGGTTTTAGCTAATTCTGGAAAAGGTGGAATAACAGTAGCAAGTGCAGGATTTAGATTTCCTGTTGAATATAAAGGAGTAAACAGCCCATATGGAAGTAGGTTTCATCCAGTTTTAAAGAGATATATATTTCATGCTGGAGTAGATTTAAAAGCAAGATATGTACCTTTACGTGCAGCTCAGAGTGGAAAAGTAAGCTATGCTGGATATATGAATGGATATGGAAAAATAATAATAATAAAACATTCTAATGGTTATGAAACTAGATATGCTCATTTGGATAAAATTGGTGTAAAAGTTGGGCAGAATGTTAATAAAGGTGAATTAATAGGAAAAACAGGAATGTCTGGAAGAGTGACAGGACCTCATCTTCATTTTGAAGTTAGAAAAAATGGAAAAACAGAAAATCCTATGAGTCACTTAACAAGAAAATAA
- the srrA_4 gene encoding Staphylococcal respiratory response protein A, with translation MKKILVVDDEWKIRKLIKDYLVREGYSVDEAGDGEEGLDLFFQTTYDIVILDIMMPKIDGWSVCRKIREESQVPIIMLTARADESDQLFGFELETDEYMIKPFNPKLLVAKVKALLRRDGKIVDKTYLEFGDLIIDTSKREVKLGDVILELTPKEYDLLYFFIENKGLALSREKILNSVWGWDYFGDSRTVDTHIKRLRKKIGDNFIQTVRGFGYKFEGDK, from the coding sequence ATGAAAAAGATACTTGTAGTAGATGATGAATGGAAAATAAGAAAACTCATAAAGGATTACCTTGTGAGAGAAGGATACAGTGTAGATGAAGCTGGAGATGGAGAAGAAGGATTAGACCTTTTTTTTCAGACTACATATGATATTGTTATCCTGGATATAATGATGCCAAAAATAGATGGTTGGAGTGTGTGCAGAAAAATAAGAGAAGAATCTCAGGTGCCTATCATTATGCTTACAGCTAGAGCTGATGAAAGCGATCAGTTATTTGGATTTGAATTAGAAACAGATGAATATATGATAAAGCCTTTTAATCCTAAATTATTAGTAGCAAAAGTAAAAGCCCTACTGAGAAGAGATGGAAAAATAGTTGATAAAACTTATCTTGAATTTGGAGATTTAATTATAGATACATCAAAAAGGGAGGTAAAATTGGGAGATGTAATACTTGAGCTTACCCCTAAAGAATACGACCTTTTATATTTCTTTATAGAAAATAAAGGATTAGCACTATCTAGAGAAAAGATTTTAAATTCAGTATGGGGTTGGGATTACTTTGGTGATTCCAGAACTGTGGATACGCATATAAAAAGATTAAGAAAAAAAATAGGAGATAATTTTATCCAGACAGTGAGAGGATTTGGATATAAATTCGAGGGAGATAAATGA
- the ispG gene encoding 4-hydroxy-3-methylbut-2-en-1-yl diphosphate synthase: MKKTREVRVGNIIIGGDNDIIIQSMTNTITSDVEATVAQIKRLEAAGCQLVRMTINNIEAAEAVKEIKKRVSIPLAADIHFDYKLAIAAMENGIDKLRINPGNIGADENVAKVVQKAKERKIPIRIGVNSGSLEKEILKKYGSPTADAMVESAMYHIGLLEKNNFHDIIISLKSSNVKMMVEAYRKISQKTDYPLHLGVTEAGTSFQGTVKSSIGIGALLIDGIGDTIRVSLTEDPVEEIKVAREILKVLGLREAGVEIVSCPTCGRTEIDLIGLAKKVEKEFEKENRKIKIAVMGCVVNGPGEAREADYGVAGGKGEGVLFKKGQIVKKVKESEILIELKKLIMEDEENEGKISD; the protein is encoded by the coding sequence ATGAAAAAAACGAGAGAAGTAAGAGTAGGGAATATAATAATAGGTGGAGATAATGATATTATTATTCAGTCTATGACCAATACTATAACAAGTGATGTAGAAGCAACAGTAGCTCAAATAAAAAGATTAGAAGCTGCAGGGTGTCAACTTGTAAGAATGACTATAAATAATATAGAGGCAGCAGAAGCTGTAAAAGAGATAAAAAAAAGAGTTTCAATCCCTTTAGCTGCTGATATACACTTTGATTATAAGCTTGCTATTGCTGCTATGGAAAATGGAATAGATAAACTGAGAATAAATCCTGGAAATATAGGTGCTGATGAAAATGTAGCTAAAGTAGTTCAAAAAGCAAAAGAAAGAAAAATTCCAATAAGAATAGGAGTAAATTCAGGCTCATTAGAAAAAGAGATATTAAAAAAATATGGAAGCCCAACTGCTGATGCTATGGTAGAAAGTGCAATGTATCATATTGGTTTGTTGGAAAAAAATAATTTTCATGATATAATTATCTCTTTAAAATCAAGTAATGTAAAAATGATGGTAGAAGCATATAGAAAAATTAGTCAAAAAACAGATTATCCTCTTCATTTAGGAGTTACAGAAGCAGGAACATCATTTCAAGGGACAGTAAAATCATCTATAGGAATAGGAGCTCTTCTTATAGATGGGATTGGTGATACTATAAGAGTATCTTTAACAGAAGATCCAGTAGAAGAAATAAAAGTAGCTAGAGAAATTCTTAAAGTATTAGGTCTAAGGGAAGCAGGAGTGGAGATTGTTTCTTGTCCTACTTGTGGAAGAACTGAAATAGATTTAATTGGTCTTGCCAAAAAAGTAGAAAAGGAATTTGAAAAGGAAAACCGTAAAATAAAGATAGCTGTTATGGGTTGTGTAGTAAATGGACCTGGTGAAGCGAGAGAAGCTGATTATGGTGTAGCTGGTGGAAAAGGAGAAGGAGTACTTTTTAAAAAAGGGCAGATTGTAAAAAAAGTAAAAGAATCTGAAATATTAATAGAATTAAAAAAATTGATAATGGAGGATGAAGAGAATGAGGGTAAAATATCTGATTAG
- the atoD_2 gene encoding Acetate CoA-transferase subunit alpha, whose amino-acid sequence MKNKLVSMEEAVSHVKDGMTVFIGGFLGVGTPEKIIDALIAKGVKDLTVIANDTGFPDKGIGRLVVNNQVKKVIASHIGTNPETGRKMQSGEMEVELAPQGTLAERVRAGGNGLGGILTPTGIGTIVEEGKEVLTVDGKKYILEKPLRADVALLNGSVVDELGNVIYAKTTKNFNPMMATAADTVIVFAEKLVKVGEIDPDHVMTSRIFVDYIVK is encoded by the coding sequence ATGAAAAACAAATTAGTTTCAATGGAAGAAGCTGTATCTCATGTAAAAGATGGAATGACAGTTTTTATTGGGGGATTTCTAGGAGTAGGAACACCTGAAAAAATAATAGATGCTTTAATAGCTAAAGGTGTAAAAGATCTTACTGTTATAGCTAATGATACAGGATTTCCAGACAAAGGAATTGGAAGACTTGTTGTAAATAACCAAGTTAAAAAAGTAATTGCTTCTCATATCGGAACAAACCCAGAAACTGGAAGAAAAATGCAGTCTGGTGAAATGGAAGTTGAACTAGCACCTCAAGGAACATTAGCTGAAAGAGTAAGAGCTGGAGGAAATGGACTAGGAGGAATCTTAACACCAACTGGAATAGGAACTATTGTTGAAGAAGGAAAAGAAGTTCTTACAGTAGATGGAAAAAAATATATTTTAGAAAAACCTCTAAGAGCTGATGTAGCACTTTTAAATGGTTCTGTAGTTGATGAACTAGGAAATGTTATTTATGCTAAAACAACTAAAAACTTTAACCCAATGATGGCAACAGCAGCAGATACAGTTATAGTTTTTGCAGAAAAATTAGTAAAAGTGGGAGAAATTGACCCAGATCATGTAATGACATCTAGAATATTCGTAGACTACATAGTTAAATAG
- the atoE_1 gene encoding Short-chain fatty acids transporter, which yields MNNQQTKQGAFKRFTSFCVSLMQKYLPDPYIFCAMLTFIVFIGAVIFTKQSPMRIIGHWTNGFWSLLSFSMQMALVLVTGHTMASSSVFKKILSSMASKLSSPKQAIVVVTLVSTIACILNWGFGLVIGAIFAKEIAKKVKGVDYRLLIASAYTGFLVWHGGLSGSIPLQVASDSVAALSKQTAGAVTENIPTSLTLFSPMNLFIVGALIIMLPLINRAMYPAENEVVTVDPKLLEEPEEKVLLHENMTPAEKIENSRVVSIILGVMGWSYILQYFITKGFNLNLNLVNFIFLFTGIILHGTPRKFINAFGEATKGAAGILLQFPFYAGIMGIMTGANADGVSLAILMSNFFVNISTPKTFPLFSFLSAGIVNFFVPSGGGQWAVQAPIVMPAGIEIAKYAGKPAIYMTAKSAMAIAWGDAWTNMIQPFWALPALGIAGLGAKDIMGYCLIVLLCSGVVISTGFLLF from the coding sequence ATGAATAACCAACAAACTAAACAAGGGGCATTTAAAAGATTCACATCTTTTTGTGTTTCTTTAATGCAAAAGTATTTGCCAGATCCATATATTTTCTGTGCAATGCTGACATTTATAGTATTTATAGGAGCTGTTATTTTTACAAAACAGTCGCCAATGAGAATTATAGGGCATTGGACAAATGGTTTCTGGTCACTGTTGTCATTCTCAATGCAGATGGCATTGGTACTTGTAACAGGTCATACAATGGCTAGTTCAAGTGTGTTTAAAAAAATATTATCAAGTATGGCATCTAAATTATCTAGTCCTAAACAGGCTATTGTTGTAGTAACATTAGTTTCTACTATAGCATGTATATTAAACTGGGGATTTGGACTGGTTATTGGAGCTATTTTTGCTAAAGAAATAGCTAAAAAAGTAAAAGGGGTAGATTATAGACTTCTTATTGCATCAGCTTATACAGGATTCTTAGTGTGGCATGGAGGATTATCTGGGTCTATTCCTCTACAGGTTGCAAGTGACAGTGTAGCAGCTCTATCAAAACAAACTGCAGGTGCTGTAACTGAAAATATACCTACAAGTTTAACTCTGTTTTCACCAATGAATTTATTTATTGTTGGAGCACTTATTATAATGTTGCCATTAATAAATAGAGCTATGTATCCAGCTGAAAATGAAGTTGTTACTGTTGATCCAAAATTGTTGGAAGAGCCAGAAGAAAAAGTTTTACTTCATGAAAATATGACTCCAGCTGAAAAAATAGAAAATAGTAGAGTAGTTTCTATTATTTTAGGAGTTATGGGTTGGTCTTATATTCTTCAATATTTTATAACTAAAGGATTTAATCTTAACCTTAATCTGGTTAACTTTATATTCTTATTTACAGGAATTATTCTTCATGGAACACCTAGAAAATTTATAAATGCCTTTGGTGAAGCAACTAAAGGAGCAGCAGGAATACTTCTACAATTTCCATTTTATGCTGGAATTATGGGTATCATGACAGGAGCAAATGCTGATGGAGTATCATTAGCTATACTAATGTCTAATTTCTTCGTAAATATTTCTACTCCAAAAACATTCCCACTATTTTCATTCTTAAGTGCAGGAATAGTAAACTTCTTTGTACCTTCTGGAGGAGGACAATGGGCAGTTCAAGCTCCAATAGTAATGCCAGCAGGAATTGAGATAGCTAAATATGCAGGTAAACCAGCTATATATATGACAGCTAAATCAGCTATGGCTATTGCTTGGGGAGATGCTTGGACAAATATGATACAGCCGTTCTGGGCATTACCAGCATTAGGTATTGCAGGATTGGGAGCTAAAGATATTATGGGATACTGTTTAATAGTACTTCTTTGTTCAGGAGTAGTAATTTCAACAGGATTCTTATTGTTCTAG
- the ogg gene encoding Probable N-glycosylase/DNA lyase: MKKNAYFYEIKEIYEEKKEEIEKRLNDFSDIWKKGNNEDIHTELSFCILTPQSKAVNAWKAISTLRDNGLLFNGTAEEIVEYLNIVRFKNNKAKYLVNLREQMKDKNGKIITKDFFKSISDVNEKREWIVKNIKGMAYKEASHFLRNVGFGKKISILDRHILKNLVKLEVMEEIPKSLTPKLYLEIEKKMKAYCDYVDISMDSLDLLLWYKEAGEIFK, from the coding sequence ATGAAAAAAAATGCTTATTTTTATGAGATAAAAGAAATATACGAAGAAAAAAAAGAAGAAATAGAAAAAAGATTAAATGATTTTAGTGACATATGGAAAAAGGGGAATAATGAAGATATTCATACAGAATTATCTTTTTGTATACTAACACCTCAATCTAAAGCAGTAAATGCATGGAAGGCTATTAGTACTCTCAGAGATAATGGGCTTTTATTCAATGGAACTGCTGAAGAAATAGTAGAGTATTTAAATATAGTGAGATTTAAGAATAATAAAGCAAAATATTTAGTTAATCTTAGAGAGCAAATGAAAGATAAGAATGGAAAAATTATAACAAAAGATTTTTTCAAAAGCATATCTGATGTAAATGAAAAGAGAGAATGGATAGTAAAAAATATTAAAGGAATGGCTTATAAAGAGGCTAGTCACTTTCTGAGAAATGTCGGATTCGGAAAGAAAATTTCGATTTTAGATAGACATATCCTGAAAAATTTAGTAAAATTAGAAGTGATGGAAGAAATTCCAAAATCTCTGACTCCTAAATTGTATTTAGAGATCGAAAAAAAGATGAAAGCTTATTGTGATTATGTAGATATATCTATGGATAGTTTAGATTTACTTCTATGGTACAAGGAAGCCGGAGAAATATTTAAATAA
- the rho gene encoding Transcription termination factor Rho: MDKLDRFLLKELQEIAKQLGIEYKNGIKKSELKELIEKDIEEKEGLDIAWGSLEVLPDGYGFLRNTSVEKDVYVSASQVRKFKLRTEDIVVGEVREPSGDEKNYALRRVLLVNSGTLEAAESRVPFEDLVPAYPTERFILETDRKNVSGRIIDLVAPIGKGQRALIIAPPKAGKTMLISSIANSMIEQNKEAEVWILLIDERPEEVTDIKESVIGAQVFASTFDEDPRNHIKVTEMILERAKRKVENGEDIVILMDSLTRLARAYNIVIPSSGKLISGGIDPTALYYPKNFFGTARNIRKGGSLTIIATVLVDTGSKMDDIIYEEFKSTGNCDIHLDRNLAELRIFPAIDIQRSGTRKEELLIPKNELESIWSIRRYLAQYDRATASRKLIDTILNTESNKKLLEFYEKGERKTKNEI, translated from the coding sequence ATGGATAAGTTGGATAGATTTCTTTTAAAAGAACTTCAAGAGATAGCAAAACAGTTGGGGATAGAATATAAAAATGGAATAAAAAAATCTGAACTGAAAGAATTGATAGAAAAAGATATTGAAGAAAAAGAAGGATTGGATATTGCTTGGGGGAGCTTAGAAGTATTACCTGATGGTTATGGTTTTTTAAGAAATACAAGTGTAGAAAAAGATGTCTATGTATCAGCTTCACAAGTGAGGAAGTTTAAATTAAGAACTGAAGACATAGTAGTTGGAGAAGTAAGAGAACCTTCGGGAGATGAAAAAAACTATGCTTTAAGAAGAGTTTTACTAGTAAATAGTGGAACATTAGAAGCTGCTGAGTCAAGAGTACCTTTTGAAGATCTTGTACCAGCTTATCCAACTGAGAGATTTATTCTGGAAACTGATAGAAAAAATGTTTCAGGAAGGATAATAGACCTTGTTGCACCAATTGGAAAAGGTCAGAGAGCTTTGATAATAGCTCCACCAAAAGCAGGGAAAACTATGCTCATAAGCAGTATAGCAAACTCAATGATAGAGCAGAATAAAGAAGCAGAAGTGTGGATACTTCTGATAGATGAAAGACCAGAAGAGGTTACAGACATAAAAGAATCAGTAATAGGAGCCCAAGTATTTGCCTCAACATTTGATGAAGATCCAAGAAATCATATAAAAGTAACAGAAATGATATTAGAAAGAGCGAAAAGAAAAGTTGAAAATGGAGAAGATATAGTAATACTTATGGATTCTCTTACAAGACTTGCAAGAGCATATAATATAGTTATTCCATCAAGTGGAAAGTTGATATCTGGAGGGATTGATCCTACAGCTTTATATTATCCTAAAAATTTCTTTGGAACAGCTAGGAATATAAGAAAGGGAGGAAGCCTTACTATTATAGCAACTGTTCTTGTAGATACAGGAAGTAAAATGGACGATATCATATATGAAGAATTTAAATCAACAGGAAATTGTGATATACATTTAGATAGAAATTTAGCTGAATTGAGAATATTTCCAGCTATAGATATTCAACGTTCAGGAACTAGAAAAGAAGAGCTTTTAATACCTAAAAATGAATTAGAAAGTATTTGGAGCATAAGAAGATATTTAGCACAATATGATAGAGCAACAGCTTCAAGAAAGCTTATAGATACTATACTTAATACAGAAAGTAATAAGAAGCTTCTAGAATTTTATGAAAAAGGGGAGAGGAAGACTAAAAATGAAATCTAA
- the miaB_1 gene encoding (Dimethylallyl)adenosine tRNA methylthiotransferase MiaB, with the protein MKKASIITYGCQMNVNESAKIKKIFQNIGYEITENIEESDAIFLNTCTVREGAATQIYGKLGELKHIKEKRGSIIGITGCFAQEQGKELLKKFPQIDIIMGNQNIGRIPQAIDDIEHKTNKHIIYTDCEDELPPRLDADFDSKKTASISITYGCNNFCTYCIVPYVRGRERSVPLDEIIHDVKQYVEKGYKEIILLGQNVNSYGKDFKNGDNFAKLLEEICKVEGDFLVRFISPHPRDFSDEVIDVIAKNDKIAKSLHLPLQSGSTRILKMMNRGYTKEQYIALAEKIKEKIPGVALTADIIVGFPGETEEDFLDTLDVVKRIQFENSFMFMYSIRQGTKAADMDNQIDSEVKKERLQRLIEVQNSCSLAESETYRGKIVRILVEGESKKNKDVLTGRTSTNKIVLFKGDKSLEGTFVNVKINDCKTWTLYGDIVD; encoded by the coding sequence GTGAAAAAAGCATCGATTATAACATATGGATGTCAGATGAATGTAAATGAAAGTGCTAAAATAAAGAAAATCTTTCAAAATATAGGATATGAAATAACTGAAAATATAGAGGAATCAGACGCAATTTTTCTTAATACATGTACAGTAAGAGAAGGAGCAGCAACGCAAATATATGGAAAATTAGGAGAATTAAAACATATAAAAGAAAAAAGAGGAAGTATTATAGGGATTACTGGTTGCTTTGCTCAGGAGCAGGGGAAAGAACTTTTAAAGAAATTTCCTCAGATAGATATAATAATGGGAAACCAAAATATAGGAAGAATACCTCAGGCAATAGATGATATAGAACATAAAACAAATAAACATATTATCTATACTGATTGTGAAGATGAATTACCTCCAAGGTTAGATGCTGATTTTGATTCAAAAAAAACAGCATCAATATCAATAACTTATGGTTGTAATAACTTTTGTACTTATTGTATTGTTCCATATGTTAGAGGAAGAGAAAGATCAGTACCTTTAGATGAAATAATACATGATGTAAAACAATATGTAGAAAAGGGATATAAGGAAATAATACTTTTGGGACAAAATGTAAATTCCTATGGGAAAGATTTTAAAAATGGAGATAACTTTGCAAAACTTTTAGAAGAAATATGTAAAGTTGAAGGGGATTTCTTAGTAAGATTTATTTCTCCACACCCAAGAGATTTTTCTGATGAAGTAATAGATGTTATAGCTAAAAATGATAAGATAGCAAAATCATTACATCTTCCATTACAATCAGGATCTACAAGGATTTTAAAAATGATGAACAGAGGATATACAAAAGAACAGTATATAGCTCTTGCTGAAAAGATAAAAGAAAAAATACCAGGAGTAGCTCTTACTGCTGATATAATAGTTGGATTTCCAGGAGAAACAGAGGAAGATTTTTTAGATACTTTAGATGTAGTAAAAAGAATACAATTTGAAAATTCATTTATGTTTATGTACTCAATAAGACAAGGAACAAAAGCAGCAGATATGGATAATCAAATAGATTCAGAAGTAAAAAAAGAAAGACTTCAAAGACTGATAGAAGTTCAAAATAGCTGTTCATTAGCAGAAAGTGAAACTTATAGAGGAAAAATAGTAAGAATATTAGTAGAAGGAGAAAGTAAAAAGAACAAAGATGTTCTTACTGGAAGAACATCAACTAATAAAATAGTTTTATTCAAAGGAGATAAATCCCTAGAAGGAACTTTTGTAAATGTAAAAATAAATGATTGTAAAACATGGACTTTATATGGTGATATTGTAGATTAA
- the srrB gene encoding Sensor protein srrB: MKIRWKIFFLMFSVVVMIVLGLLVTNSIYLEKFYIKNKKEKLVELGKILVDPKYVIDFQNLEMHSNVAILIKKNQELYRLETESILSKREIDAIAHKLKEHEYVFEEITLLDYRGKVLILFMPYRSDRYIEIITPLSFIQEGLEISTRYHLLIIMLALIIGSSMSFVFSKKMTDPILEIKEITQKISELDFNRKFDKDSKDEIGELGYAINRMGETLEKSIDELNELNRKLMLDIENEKRLDKLRKEFIASVSHELKTPISIIQGYAQGLVENVANEEDKNFYCEVIMEESLKMDSLVKELLLISQMESGYFKMDIEEINFYPIIKDIKDKYSSKYKRIVYNGSKDIFVLCDEKYIERVLDNLVVNALKYSSGDRDVIISAEDIGNKERITVSNETDRLTENDLDSIWTPFYRLDKVRDRDGHGLGLSIVRGILENHKSKFGVYFSEEKIVNFWFELAKKTDDIKDIYDEEEFEIEEA, encoded by the coding sequence ATGAAGATAAGGTGGAAAATATTTTTCCTGATGTTCAGTGTAGTAGTTATGATAGTCTTAGGATTGCTAGTAACAAATAGCATTTATCTGGAAAAATTCTATATAAAAAATAAGAAAGAAAAACTCGTAGAACTAGGAAAAATACTTGTCGATCCTAAATATGTCATAGATTTTCAAAATCTTGAGATGCATTCAAATGTTGCCATACTTATAAAGAAAAATCAAGAGTTATACAGACTTGAAACAGAATCAATACTTTCCAAAAGAGAGATAGATGCTATAGCACATAAACTTAAAGAACATGAATATGTTTTTGAAGAAATAACTCTTCTTGATTATAGAGGAAAAGTTTTAATACTTTTTATGCCTTATAGGAGTGATAGATATATTGAAATAATAACTCCTCTTAGTTTCATTCAGGAAGGATTAGAAATATCCACAAGGTATCATCTTCTAATAATAATGTTAGCCTTGATAATAGGTTCTTCTATGTCATTTGTATTTTCTAAAAAGATGACTGATCCTATATTGGAAATAAAAGAAATAACTCAAAAAATTTCGGAACTTGATTTTAATAGAAAATTTGATAAAGATAGTAAAGATGAAATAGGAGAATTGGGTTATGCAATCAATAGAATGGGAGAAACTTTAGAAAAAAGTATAGATGAATTAAATGAACTTAACAGGAAACTTATGCTGGATATTGAAAATGAAAAAAGACTGGATAAATTGAGAAAAGAATTTATAGCAAGTGTCAGTCATGAATTAAAAACTCCTATATCCATAATACAGGGATATGCTCAAGGACTTGTTGAGAATGTAGCAAATGAAGAAGATAAAAATTTTTATTGTGAAGTTATTATGGAAGAAAGTTTGAAAATGGACTCCTTAGTTAAAGAACTCTTACTAATATCACAAATGGAATCAGGATATTTTAAAATGGATATTGAAGAAATAAATTTTTATCCTATAATAAAGGATATAAAAGATAAATACTCTTCTAAATATAAGAGAATAGTTTATAATGGAAGCAAAGACATTTTTGTTTTATGTGATGAAAAATATATTGAAAGAGTACTTGATAACCTTGTAGTAAATGCTTTAAAATATTCTTCTGGAGATAGAGATGTAATTATAAGTGCTGAAGATATTGGAAATAAGGAAAGAATAACTGTAAGCAATGAAACAGATAGATTAACAGAAAATGACTTAGATAGCATCTGGACACCTTTCTATAGATTAGATAAAGTTAGAGATAGAGATGGACATGGTTTAGGGTTATCTATTGTAAGAGGAATATTAGAAAATCATAAAAGTAAATTTGGAGTATATTTTTCTGAAGAAAAAATTGTAAATTTCTGGTTTGAGCTGGCAAAAAAAACAGATGACATAAAAGATATTTATGATGAGGAAGAATTTGAAATAGAAGAAGCATAA
- the ctfB_1 gene encoding Butyrate--acetoacetate CoA-transferase subunit B, translated as MELDKKLVREYIAKRVAEEFKDGYVVNLGIGLPTLVANYVPEGIDVVFQSENGIIGVGPAPEPGKEDKDIVNAGAGFVTVLPGAQFFDSCTSFGIIRGGHVDVTVLGALQVDKEGNLANWMVPGKMVPGMGGAMDLVVGAKEVIVAMEHTAKGAVKILEKCDLPLTAANQVNLIITEKGVIKVTPEGLVLTEVSPYSSIEDIKASTGAELKVADDVKILSL; from the coding sequence ATGGAATTAGATAAAAAATTAGTAAGAGAATATATTGCAAAAAGAGTTGCAGAAGAATTTAAAGATGGATATGTAGTAAACCTAGGAATAGGACTTCCTACTTTAGTAGCTAACTATGTACCAGAGGGAATAGATGTTGTATTCCAATCAGAAAATGGAATTATTGGAGTAGGACCAGCTCCAGAACCTGGAAAAGAGGATAAAGATATAGTAAATGCAGGGGCAGGATTTGTGACTGTTCTTCCAGGAGCACAATTCTTTGATTCTTGTACTTCTTTTGGAATTATAAGAGGAGGACATGTAGATGTGACTGTTCTTGGAGCTCTTCAAGTAGATAAAGAAGGAAATTTGGCAAACTGGATGGTTCCTGGAAAAATGGTTCCTGGAATGGGGGGAGCTATGGACCTTGTAGTTGGAGCTAAAGAAGTTATAGTTGCTATGGAACATACAGCTAAAGGAGCAGTAAAAATCCTTGAAAAATGTGATCTTCCATTAACAGCTGCTAATCAAGTAAACTTAATAATTACTGAAAAAGGTGTTATAAAAGTAACTCCAGAAGGATTAGTTCTTACTGAGGTAAGTCCTTATTCTTCAATTGAAGATATAAAAGCATCTACAGGAGCAGAATTAAAAGTTGCTGATGATGTGAAAATATTATCACTTTAA